One genomic region from Paracoccus pantotrophus encodes:
- the ykgO gene encoding type B 50S ribosomal protein L36 — MKVRNSLRSLKSRHRDCQVVRRKGRIYIINKTNPRFKARQG, encoded by the coding sequence ATGAAGGTTCGCAATTCGCTCCGCTCGCTCAAGAGCCGCCACCGTGACTGCCAAGTCGTGCGCCGCAAGGGCCGCATCTACATCATCAACAAGACCAACCCGCGCTTCAAGGCCCGCCAGGGCTGA